From the genome of Blautia pseudococcoides, one region includes:
- a CDS encoding alpha/beta hydrolase, with protein MIHEKIPIQMSGSSKETHLTTYILDTYEELPKDLLRPLILICPGGAYRFTADREAEMIALQFNSMGYHAAVLRYSCAPVVFPTALSEVARSVQVIQEKADMWHVDTDNIFVMGFSAGGHLAASFGVFWNRDFLSEAVGCSKESLKVKGLILSYPVITSREDYGHLESIHNLLGSDYEEKKEEMALETQAGVHVPPAFIWHTFEDQSVPFQNSLLFVEAMGKAGVPVEFHLYPKGSHGLSLANETLMRVDGTGVQKECQSWMPLLHTWLQNVTAQPASGDRSV; from the coding sequence ATGATACATGAAAAGATTCCCATTCAAATGTCAGGGTCTTCAAAAGAGACACATTTGACAACTTATATTTTAGATACTTATGAGGAGCTGCCAAAGGATTTGTTACGCCCTTTGATTTTGATCTGTCCAGGCGGCGCGTATCGTTTTACTGCTGACAGGGAAGCGGAGATGATCGCCCTGCAGTTTAACAGTATGGGATATCACGCAGCCGTTCTGCGTTACTCCTGTGCGCCCGTTGTTTTTCCTACAGCATTGTCAGAGGTGGCCCGCTCTGTGCAGGTGATACAGGAAAAGGCCGATATGTGGCATGTGGATACTGATAATATCTTTGTTATGGGATTTTCAGCGGGAGGACATCTGGCAGCCAGTTTTGGTGTTTTCTGGAACAGAGATTTTCTGTCAGAGGCTGTGGGATGCAGCAAAGAGAGTTTAAAGGTGAAAGGACTGATCCTCAGTTATCCGGTTATCACATCCCGGGAGGATTACGGACATCTGGAAAGCATCCATAACCTGCTGGGCAGTGATTATGAGGAGAAGAAAGAGGAAATGGCACTGGAGACTCAGGCAGGTGTCCATGTGCCGCCTGCCTTTATCTGGCATACCTTTGAGGATCAGAGTGTGCCTTTTCAGAATTCCCTGTTATTTGTAGAAGCTATGGGAAAAGCAGGTGTCCCGGTTGAATTTCACCTCTACCCAAAAGGCAGTCACGGACTTTCCTTAGCCAACGAGACACTGATGCGTGTAGACGGCACCGGAGTGCAGAAAGAGTGTCAGAGCTGGATGCCGCTTCTGCATACCTGGCTTCAAAACGTTACTGCACAACCTGCTTCGGGGGACCGCAGTGTGTGA
- the rpsB gene encoding 30S ribosomal protein S2 has translation MSVISMKQLLEAGVHFGHQTRRWNPKMAPYIYTERNGIYIIDLQKSVGMVDDAYKAVADMAADGGTILFVGTKKQAQDAIKVEAERCGMFYVNERWLGGMLTNFKTIQSRIARLKEIEAMEADGTFDVLPKKEVIELKKEQAKLEKNLGGIKEMKKLPDAIFIVDPKKERICVQEAHTLGIPLIGICDTNCDPEELDFVIPGNDDAIRAVKLIVSKMADAVIEANQGAAEDSEIFEEAAEEETTEE, from the coding sequence ATGAGCGTTATTTCAATGAAACAATTACTGGAAGCAGGTGTTCATTTCGGACATCAGACCAGAAGATGGAACCCTAAAATGGCTCCCTACATCTACACAGAGAGAAATGGTATCTACATCATCGACCTGCAGAAATCTGTAGGAATGGTTGACGATGCTTACAAAGCAGTTGCAGACATGGCAGCTGACGGCGGTACAATCCTGTTCGTAGGAACTAAGAAACAGGCTCAGGACGCTATCAAAGTAGAAGCAGAGCGATGCGGAATGTTCTATGTAAACGAGAGATGGTTAGGCGGAATGCTGACAAACTTCAAGACCATCCAGAGCAGAATCGCAAGACTGAAAGAAATCGAAGCTATGGAAGCTGACGGTACTTTCGACGTACTGCCGAAAAAAGAAGTTATCGAGCTGAAAAAAGAGCAGGCCAAATTAGAGAAGAACCTGGGCGGTATCAAAGAAATGAAGAAACTCCCGGATGCCATCTTCATCGTAGACCCGAAAAAAGAAAGAATCTGCGTTCAGGAAGCACATACATTAGGTATTCCGTTAATCGGTATCTGTGATACAAACTGTGACCCGGAAGAACTGGACTTTGTAATCCCGGGCAATGACGATGCGATCAGAGCCGTAAAATTAATTGTTTCCAAAATGGCAGATGCCGTGATCGAAGCTAACCAGGGTGCTGCCGAAGACAGCGAAATCTTTGAGGAAGCAGCTGAAGAGGAAACAACAGAGGAATAA
- a CDS encoding fructose-bisphosphatase class III, translating to MEKLEHKYLERLSELYPTIAKASTEIINLQSILNLPKGTEHFLTDIHGEYEAFSHVLKNGSGSVRRKINEVFGHTLNEQDKRFLATLIYYPKEKMELTKKTEDNMEDWYKITLYRLIEVCKRVASKYTRSKVRKALPPDFAYVIEELITEKPELNDKEAYYEQIIETIIAIGRAEVFIIALSELIQRLVVDHLHILGDIYDRGPGPHHIMDKLEEYHSLDIQWGNHDIVWMGAAAGQRSCIANVIRICARYANLDLLEDGYGINLLPLATFALTYYQEDPCECFKIKGGNTLNPAETVLNMKMHKAISIIQFKLEGQLLIRRKEFHMADRALLDDINYEEGSIRLYGKEYNLLDHAFPTVDPENPYELSKEEEEVMERLVSAFANCEKLQRHMQLLLKKGSLYKVYNNNLLYHGCVPLNEDGSFKEVEVYGRTYKGRELYDVLEAYVRKAFFALDQDEKQRGRDILWFIWSSPASPLFGKDKMATFERYFLAEKETHVENKNPYYRLLEDDSVVNNIFREFGIEGDCCHIINGHVPVHHTSGESPIKCGGKVLVIDGGFSKAYQKETGIAGYTLIYNSWGMILAAHEPFTSAEDAITRESDILSDSILVKRTSLRKTVGDTDNGHHLQESIDELKQLLKAYRNGQIIEKE from the coding sequence AAGGCGTCCACAGAAATCATTAACCTGCAGTCGATTCTCAACCTGCCCAAGGGAACCGAGCATTTCCTGACGGATATCCACGGGGAATATGAGGCTTTTTCCCATGTTCTGAAAAATGGTTCCGGTTCTGTGAGACGGAAAATCAATGAGGTATTCGGCCATACGCTCAATGAGCAGGACAAGCGTTTTCTTGCCACACTGATTTATTATCCAAAAGAGAAAATGGAGCTGACGAAAAAGACAGAGGATAATATGGAGGACTGGTATAAAATCACCCTATACCGTCTGATTGAGGTGTGCAAACGTGTTGCGTCCAAATACACCCGTTCCAAAGTCCGCAAAGCCCTGCCGCCTGATTTTGCCTATGTCATTGAGGAACTTATCACAGAGAAACCGGAGCTTAATGATAAGGAAGCCTACTATGAGCAGATTATTGAAACGATCATAGCCATTGGCAGGGCAGAGGTATTTATCATAGCCCTTTCAGAGCTGATTCAGCGTCTGGTTGTGGACCATCTGCATATTCTGGGGGATATTTACGACAGAGGGCCGGGACCGCACCATATTATGGACAAACTGGAGGAGTATCACTCCCTGGATATCCAGTGGGGCAATCACGATATTGTCTGGATGGGAGCTGCGGCGGGACAGCGTTCCTGTATCGCCAATGTTATCCGTATCTGCGCCCGCTATGCTAATCTGGATCTTCTGGAAGATGGTTATGGCATCAATCTGCTTCCTCTGGCTACCTTTGCCCTGACGTATTATCAGGAGGACCCGTGCGAATGTTTTAAAATAAAAGGGGGCAATACCCTCAACCCTGCAGAGACTGTGCTGAATATGAAGATGCACAAAGCTATTTCCATTATCCAGTTCAAGCTGGAAGGCCAGCTTCTCATCCGGAGAAAAGAGTTTCATATGGCAGACAGAGCGCTGCTGGATGATATCAATTATGAGGAGGGCTCTATACGTTTATACGGAAAAGAATACAATCTCCTTGACCATGCGTTCCCTACTGTGGACCCGGAGAATCCCTATGAGCTGTCAAAGGAGGAGGAGGAGGTCATGGAACGCCTTGTCTCCGCCTTTGCCAACTGTGAGAAGCTCCAGCGGCATATGCAGCTTCTGCTTAAAAAGGGAAGTCTGTATAAGGTATACAATAACAACCTGCTTTATCACGGCTGTGTTCCCCTTAATGAGGACGGCAGCTTTAAGGAAGTGGAGGTATATGGCAGGACCTATAAAGGGAGAGAGCTCTATGACGTGCTGGAAGCGTATGTAAGGAAAGCTTTCTTTGCCCTGGATCAGGATGAAAAGCAACGGGGAAGGGATATTTTGTGGTTTATCTGGAGCAGCCCGGCGTCTCCTTTGTTCGGAAAAGATAAGATGGCTACTTTTGAGCGCTATTTTCTGGCGGAGAAAGAAACCCATGTGGAGAATAAGAACCCATACTACAGACTGCTGGAAGACGATAGTGTGGTAAATAATATTTTTCGGGAATTCGGAATCGAGGGAGACTGCTGCCATATTATAAACGGCCATGTCCCGGTACATCATACCTCAGGGGAAAGCCCCATCAAGTGCGGCGGCAAAGTGCTGGTCATTGATGGTGGGTTTTCAAAGGCATACCAAAAGGAGACGGGAATTGCCGGATATACCTTGATCTATAATTCCTGGGGAATGATCCTGGCGGCCCACGAACCATTTACTTCGGCAGAAGATGCCATTACAAGAGAGAGTGATATTCTCTCTGACAGTATTTTAGTAAAACGAACCTCTCTCAGAAAAACAGTGGGAGATACGGATAATGGGCACCACCTCCAGGAGAGTATTGATGAGCTGAAGCAACTGCTGAAGGCTTACCGAAACGGTCAGATCATTGAAAAGGAATAA